CTATAGGAAGAGATGAACAGATACTTccagttagggctgggcgatatggagaaaatcaaatatcacaatatttgagaccaaatacctcgatatcgataccgccatgatattgtagtgttgactattggtgctttcacaaaatatttacacaatgagattgttgataaataatcatcagtaatgtggatataatgactaagtgggtaaaggcaaataacagaagagttacaacagtctggtaagttcagaaaatgacatcactctactgtcatgcagcctttaaaaccaggaaaagacaacgcttatgccatattacgatatccaaaatctaagacgatatctagtctcatatcacgatatcgatataatatcgatataatatcgatatattgctcAGCTCTACTTCCAGTAGTGAGTGTAAATCGGATTTCTGACTGAGAATGACATACAAGTATCCAGCAAAACAAAAGAAGTGTTGATTTCTTTTATACTCACTATTCTTGTTGTTGAATACTGAAAGAGAGAGCAACGTTTCCAGGTCTTTAAGCTCAATCTCTTCTCGATCCCGTGCTGCTCTCCAGAAATCTAAAGCGATCTGTGTGATGCTCTCCCCTCCAGCATTACTAGGAGGAAGATCAGATACGGGAAACATATTAGAATTTGCCTCGAATTGCAGCAGCAAATGATTGCATTtccaacgtgatatcatgacttggcataaacatacacgcctactttcttaagccaagtggcgtgttatctgtacacattttgagtatgtctacgctgtatacagcggacgtaaacatacacgccactttctacaaGTGGTTTGttatcgcgtaaacatacacgccactttctaaagccaagcgGTGTGTTATCTGCACGCATTTTGACATGTTTGGCCATATACAGCAGACGGGTTGGGttgaggaaaagaagaaccggttgggtttaggaaaagaagaacgtgacacgcgggacacgatccccggtctcctgggtgaaagtccggtgtttgacccatcctccaccccgaccaccctccctacgtggattttcgcccTGTCGTACTACTCACTACAGCGTAAATTCaaacgcaatcgcaaggtaatgtaagtcaatggaggccaaacggcattgataaacacgctaaaaagcgagtatgcgtcttgataacacgccaataatggcataagaattggcgtgtcatacatacgccacttcatgaaaTCAGTCTGGAATTTCTTCAGTTTGAAAGTTCTGAACACAAAAGAGTTTCTACATTTAACTGCGTGCTTGAGTTTTCGTCACAGAAATACTAGCTTTTAGCCCCGAACCCCCAACGCACCAAATATAACTCAAAGGCTGCAAAGTGTTTCAAAACATTTCTCCATTGAACAACCTATAGATAGATTAATGTCAAACGCAAAGAACTTCACATTGTCAAGATTCTGCTAGAAttacatttaatatttatatttgctgtggaggagggtctggcaatgcgagactagactCAGGGGAATGCTTTCGGccgttattttatttttttacctgaGGAAGATGAAGATGGCTTTCCGATAAGAAATTCCATCCAGCTTGTCGTAGTAGTCCAGGTACGGCTTTAtgctgtcaatcaagccaggcTGCATCTTGTCCATCTCATCAAAGATAAACATGGAGCGTTCACAGTTGGTGACATTGCCTTTGATCCACTGCTGTAGCTGAGACTGAAGAGAAACAGTGGCATGTTCATATAAAAAGGTCAAAGAAGTAACAAGTAATGTCACTGGGTTTCTAATGAATGTATGGATTCTACCTGATCCGGATTTGTCATCATACCTTGTAGGTATCCAATTTACTTGAATGTGGGAAGTGAAGTTCAGATGTGAAAACATGAACAAAGCTGCTGTCCATGCCCTCTTTGTAAATGTTGTCAGCAATCAGCTTGCTAACAAAGTTCTTCCCTGTGCCGGTGTGTCCGTGCAGAGAGAGCACCAGGGGCTTCTTCGGGTTGTCGTTACTCATGAATCCAGTCAAAGCTTTAAGGATGATGCGCGACCCAATGTGCTGTCCGAACAGTTTGCTTTCCAGGTCAACCTCGAGACCTAAAGAGAGCACAGCAGGATTAGTGGCTGCAAACACCTGACTGAAACATCTATCTGAGCATCTTTCTTAGGAaattgggttacactttacttgaaggtatctacataagagtgacatgacactgtcatgaacgtgtcataaacattataaacaagccataaacgtttatgacataacgcttctgtcagcaagtgtcattcggtttttgtcatgacaagttagggttagagttagggttcatgtgtcatgacagtgtcatgtcactcttatgtagataccttcaagtaaagtgaccggaaatTGTTTAGCCGAGGTGGTAAGCCATTAAAATCTCGCCTTATCTCATGTCATGGTACATTTCTATTGTACTTTATTTTAATTGATGTAcctgttattgtttatttctgttactTTCTCTACTTATCTGTATTTATTGCTGTAACAACAGTTTCCCGGCTGGGGATCAATAACAGTGCATCTTATTTGTCTGTAGCGTCGCTGTCTTGTGAGAACCGCGTTTCCTCTAAAAGTCAACGTTTAATGATCtctgaaaaacagccctgttttcagcatTGTGGCAATGCAATTTTTCCAGTTAACCCAGTTGGAGTTTTTAAATAtgtcagacaaatgcagtggaaaaagtacaatatttgcctctaaaatgtagtggattagaagtataaagttgcataaaatTGAAATACACAAGTACACTAGGCTGCACGTTTTAGAGTTGCAGAACGATAGATAGAAGATATCTAAAAGATATAATTCTAATTAAAAAACTTAAGTGTTGTTGAGTAAATGTAGTTGGTTTCTTTCCACTACTGTGCCGAGTTGGCCTTCGTTTTCAGATGAGGTGTC
The Sander lucioperca isolate FBNREF2018 chromosome 14, SLUC_FBN_1.2, whole genome shotgun sequence genome window above contains:
- the tor1 gene encoding torsin family 1 isoform X1, translated to MNPEKRHVLLLWMLVCSGMTEAIEPFSTSIAVGMAAALTGFLASYQNIFYYFNECCRPEWISFNKTGLEVDLESKLFGQHIGSRIILKALTGFMSNDNPKKPLVLSLHGHTGTGKNFVSKLIADNIYKEGMDSSFVHVFTSELHFPHSSKLDTYKSQLQQWIKGNVTNCERSMFIFDEMDKMQPGLIDSIKPYLDYYDKLDGISYRKAIFIFLSNAGGESITQIALDFWRAARDREEIELKDLETLLSLSVFNNKNSGLWHTSLIDKNLVDFFVPFLPLEYRHVVQCAMAAMKAKGLRPDKNVADQVARDVNYFPKSERVFSVKGCKTIENKLHYYT
- the tor1 gene encoding torsin family 1 isoform X2 encodes the protein MKAAHLYLSLLVFSSASVLVNTFEPITTTVVLGIGAALGRTIYNYLHESCDPKWIAFNATGLEVDLESKLFGQHIGSRIILKALTGFMSNDNPKKPLVLSLHGHTGTGKNFVSKLIADNIYKEGMDSSFVHVFTSELHFPHSSKLDTYKSQLQQWIKGNVTNCERSMFIFDEMDKMQPGLIDSIKPYLDYYDKLDGISYRKAIFIFLSNAGGESITQIALDFWRAARDREEIELKDLETLLSLSVFNNKNSGLWHTSLIDKNLVDFFVPFLPLEYRHVVQCAMAAMKAKGLRPDKNVADQVARDVNYFPKSERVFSVKGCKTIENKLHYYT